A stretch of the Veillonella parvula DSM 2008 genome encodes the following:
- a CDS encoding ArsR/SmtB family transcription factor, which produces MVEVSYERLATIFKALSDETRLHIIDMLSCNELCAADILASFNLSQSTLSYHMKILIDAGVVNSQRNGLWTRYSINEATFADILDILPQLYKTKDECICAQIKYCRISEHEKEA; this is translated from the coding sequence ATGGTTGAAGTTTCTTACGAACGTTTAGCGACGATTTTTAAGGCATTAAGTGATGAAACAAGATTACACATCATCGATATGTTGTCTTGCAATGAATTATGTGCAGCCGATATTTTAGCGAGCTTCAATTTGTCTCAATCTACGTTGAGTTACCACATGAAAATCTTAATTGATGCAGGTGTAGTCAACTCTCAACGTAATGGTTTATGGACGCGTTACTCCATTAATGAAGCTACATTTGCCGATATTTTAGATATTCTCCCTCAATTATATAAAACTAAAGATGAGTGCATTTGTGCGCAGATTAAATACTGCCGCATTTCTGAGCACGAAAAAGAAGCGTAA
- the purB gene encoding adenylosuccinate lyase, whose translation MIPRYTREEMGHIWSERNEFDTMLLVETLASEAQAELGVIPKEAAKTIREKGNFDVERIHEIEKETNHDIISFVTAVGEYVGPEAAKYIHLGLTSTDVKDTALGYMMKQACDILIDDLKRLHEVLRRRAAEFKYTPMIGRTHGIHGEPTTFGLKLALWMAEVERDIERMEHARKSVAVGKLSGAVGTYSNIDPFVEQYVCEKLGLEPVKIATQVVQRDRHAELLSTIAVVGGTLDKIALEIRHLQRTEVREAEEYFSPKQKGSSAMPHKRNPITCERICGMARLLRGYAQSAYEDQALWHERDISHSSVERVILPDATIALNYMLHLTIRTIDKLLVYPETMLKNLNLTGGLVFSQTILTHLVDKGAVRDEAYRWVQKHAMERWLEGKDFATGLKADENIKKYMTDEEIDACFDPYKLLRHVDTIMARFGL comes from the coding sequence ATGATACCACGTTATACACGAGAAGAAATGGGCCATATTTGGAGCGAACGCAACGAATTCGACACAATGTTATTGGTGGAGACCCTCGCATCTGAGGCACAAGCTGAGTTGGGCGTTATTCCTAAAGAAGCGGCGAAAACAATCCGGGAAAAGGGAAATTTCGACGTTGAGCGCATTCATGAAATCGAAAAGGAAACGAACCATGATATCATTTCCTTCGTAACAGCAGTGGGCGAATACGTAGGTCCTGAAGCGGCTAAATACATCCATCTTGGCCTTACCTCTACAGATGTGAAAGATACGGCGCTTGGGTACATGATGAAACAAGCCTGCGATATCTTAATTGATGACTTAAAGCGTTTGCACGAAGTGTTGCGTCGTCGTGCAGCTGAGTTCAAATATACTCCTATGATTGGCCGTACCCACGGCATCCACGGCGAACCAACTACATTCGGTTTGAAATTGGCGTTGTGGATGGCAGAGGTAGAACGTGATATTGAACGCATGGAGCATGCGCGTAAAAGTGTTGCCGTTGGTAAATTGTCTGGCGCTGTTGGTACATACTCCAATATCGATCCATTCGTAGAACAATATGTGTGTGAAAAATTAGGCCTTGAGCCTGTTAAAATTGCTACGCAAGTGGTGCAACGTGACCGCCATGCTGAGTTGTTGTCTACCATCGCTGTTGTAGGCGGTACATTAGACAAAATCGCATTGGAAATCCGTCACTTACAACGTACAGAGGTACGCGAAGCAGAAGAATATTTCAGCCCTAAACAAAAGGGTTCCTCTGCGATGCCTCATAAACGCAACCCTATCACATGTGAAAGAATTTGCGGTATGGCTCGCTTGCTTCGTGGCTATGCACAATCTGCTTACGAAGATCAAGCATTGTGGCATGAACGCGATATTTCTCATAGCTCTGTAGAACGCGTGATCTTGCCGGATGCGACAATCGCATTAAATTATATGTTGCACCTAACAATTCGCACCATTGATAAATTGTTGGTATACCCTGAAACCATGCTTAAAAATCTTAACCTCACAGGGGGACTCGTATTTAGCCAAACAATTTTGACACACCTTGTAGATAAAGGTGCGGTACGTGACGAAGCATACCGTTGGGTTCAAAAACATGCTATGGAACGCTGGCTTGAAGGCAAAGACTTTGCAACAGGTTTAAAAGCTGATGAAAATATTAAGAAATACATGACTGATGAGGAAATTGATGCATGCTTCGACCCATATAAATTGCTAAGACATGTAGATACAATCATGGCTCGCTTTGGCCTATAA
- a CDS encoding MFS transporter → MKRMIRKYGPPIFHCINDFGQGSLAALIPFFIANFGLNYYQSATIIFCNTVVASIAQPILGYVADRWRVPWFIPVGFTVTLVSISAMAMATSYEMILALSLLAGVGAALFHPEAALLVNRTQSHELGNAMGRFAVGGSAGFALGPLLAGGVYVFGGQFLCVFTIIALLGVLLYLYAFMGEGEADTDDTADTVDTGNRESRSKVLSTATNDWASFGKLFFVIASRSILFSVLAIFIPILYITIINGEASASSLALTAYFAMGAVLTYMGGALSDRLGFLKTVRLGNLIFLPSVLVFIFVPNVWGFFGAMIPMAFGVFSQYGPITVLGQKYLAKNAGFASGITLGLGITLGGLVAPYVGHLADIYDVQTALMTLIPVGLIGLLMSFWLKEPK, encoded by the coding sequence ATGAAACGTATGATACGAAAGTACGGACCGCCTATTTTTCATTGCATCAATGATTTTGGCCAAGGTTCCTTAGCGGCGCTCATTCCGTTTTTTATCGCTAACTTTGGCCTTAATTACTATCAATCGGCGACCATTATCTTCTGTAATACCGTGGTGGCCTCCATCGCACAGCCCATATTGGGTTATGTGGCGGATCGATGGCGCGTGCCCTGGTTTATTCCCGTTGGCTTTACGGTGACTCTCGTGTCCATTAGCGCCATGGCAATGGCTACGAGTTATGAAATGATTCTTGCTCTGTCGCTCTTGGCCGGGGTAGGGGCCGCATTATTCCATCCTGAGGCAGCTTTATTGGTAAATCGTACGCAATCTCATGAGCTTGGTAATGCTATGGGGCGCTTTGCAGTCGGTGGTAGCGCTGGCTTTGCACTTGGACCTCTCCTCGCTGGGGGTGTATATGTCTTTGGGGGACAATTCCTTTGTGTATTTACGATTATCGCACTACTTGGCGTATTGCTATATCTCTATGCCTTTATGGGCGAGGGTGAAGCTGATACCGATGATACTGCTGATACTGTTGATACTGGTAACCGTGAAAGTCGTTCTAAGGTTCTTAGTACTGCTACAAATGATTGGGCGAGCTTTGGTAAGTTATTTTTTGTGATTGCCTCTCGATCTATACTCTTCTCTGTATTGGCTATCTTTATTCCTATTTTGTATATTACTATTATTAATGGTGAAGCTAGTGCATCTAGTTTGGCCCTTACTGCGTACTTTGCGATGGGGGCCGTTCTTACCTATATGGGAGGGGCTTTATCGGATAGACTTGGATTTCTTAAAACTGTGCGCTTAGGTAATCTGATTTTCTTGCCTTCTGTTTTAGTATTTATCTTTGTGCCTAACGTTTGGGGCTTCTTTGGCGCTATGATACCGATGGCCTTTGGTGTGTTCTCACAATACGGGCCAATTACGGTGTTAGGTCAAAAATACCTTGCTAAAAATGCGGGCTTTGCATCTGGTATTACGCTAGGCCTTGGCATTACCTTAGGTGGCCTTGTGGCACCTTATGTAGGACATCTAGCAGATATTTATGACGTACAAACGGCATTGATGACATTAATACCTGTAGGGTTGATAGGGCTCTTAATGAGCTTCTGGTTGAAAGAACCAAAATAA
- a CDS encoding MotA/TolQ/ExbB proton channel family protein → MSSIAHLFAAGGFVMYPLVIFLLFTLMIGIERIFLYRKFTKDLRRFNKVLEKNQSWIMLPSVLERDTEELGSLFARAIRSAKNYNGLENRLQDVVSYADERLKRGLSWLSMIVTMAPLLGLLGTVLGMIRAFAVVGGDIGAPTIITGGVSEALVATATGLTVAIIALGFHSYCAAKVNDSVATLEHECGNILDAYNEEHDI, encoded by the coding sequence ATGAGTAGTATAGCGCATTTATTTGCAGCTGGTGGATTTGTTATGTATCCGCTAGTGATTTTTTTACTGTTTACCTTGATGATTGGCATTGAACGTATCTTTTTATATCGCAAGTTTACAAAGGACTTGCGCCGTTTTAATAAGGTCTTAGAAAAGAACCAATCTTGGATTATGTTACCAAGTGTTTTGGAACGTGATACAGAGGAACTTGGTTCTTTATTTGCCCGTGCTATCCGCAGTGCAAAGAATTATAATGGCTTGGAAAACCGCCTTCAAGATGTAGTGTCGTACGCCGATGAACGTTTAAAACGAGGCCTTAGTTGGCTCAGTATGATTGTAACAATGGCCCCGTTGTTGGGCTTGTTGGGGACGGTCCTCGGCATGATTCGTGCGTTTGCTGTGGTAGGTGGCGATATTGGGGCCCCAACTATTATTACAGGTGGTGTTTCTGAGGCCTTAGTGGCAACGGCTACAGGTTTGACCGTGGCCATTATTGCGCTTGGCTTTCATAGTTACTGTGCGGCAAAGGTCAACGATTCTGTGGCGACATTAGAACATGAGTGCGGTAATATCCTTGATGCGTACAATGAGGAACATGATATATGA
- the dinB gene encoding DNA polymerase IV, with protein sequence MRRWIMHVDMDAFFASIEQLDHPEYKGHPVIVGGLSSRGVVATCSYEARKFGVHSAMPILRAKKLCPDGIYVYPRMDRYKEVSNQIFSIMKEFTPYIEPLSIDEAFLEVSGMSTMYSGPKALGQAIKDRVFEKTGLIISAGLAPNKFLAKLASDLDKPDGLVVIPYGREKEVLAPLPIKRIWGVGPRTEKILKAGGFHLIGHIQSLPDESTLIPLVGNQAKRIWELANGIDDRPVETDRKIQSIGAEETYEEDLTEGRAIELEFRYFANRLSKRLRRRSLYGHTVSIKVRYDDFTTVSRQKRLDTPSDHEHVFFETALLLWNKLLQDKTSKNPKGTKKDVEALGATMKVKSTDFRYSSSKDNRSNHIGSKYSSSSEIAFMDPPGPIRLLGLTVSGLDEEVPMQDSLFESPQDKTEDKLSSVLDSLESKFGETAVMSGALWQRFHGDNGIRRKRSELKAAVDAQPDQEDGESINVDVVSTKEANRSTIADTHPSIEGPKKTVKKDL encoded by the coding sequence ATGAGACGTTGGATTATGCATGTTGATATGGATGCATTCTTCGCGTCCATAGAACAACTGGATCATCCAGAGTATAAAGGCCACCCCGTAATCGTGGGTGGTCTTTCTTCACGTGGCGTTGTAGCTACCTGTTCCTATGAGGCTCGAAAATTTGGTGTTCACTCTGCGATGCCAATCTTGAGGGCTAAGAAACTCTGTCCTGATGGCATCTATGTATATCCTCGGATGGATCGATATAAAGAAGTGTCGAACCAAATTTTTTCCATCATGAAAGAATTCACCCCTTATATTGAGCCTCTATCTATTGATGAAGCCTTTCTTGAAGTGAGCGGCATGTCTACCATGTATAGTGGTCCTAAAGCGCTAGGACAAGCCATTAAAGATCGTGTATTCGAGAAAACAGGACTTATTATCTCTGCAGGCTTAGCACCCAATAAATTTCTTGCTAAATTAGCCTCTGATTTAGATAAGCCAGATGGTCTTGTGGTCATCCCATACGGTCGTGAAAAAGAGGTGCTAGCTCCTTTGCCTATTAAACGTATTTGGGGTGTTGGCCCTCGGACAGAGAAAATTTTGAAAGCTGGTGGCTTTCATCTGATAGGTCATATTCAGTCTTTGCCTGATGAAAGCACTTTAATTCCTCTTGTGGGAAATCAGGCAAAGCGCATATGGGAACTTGCGAATGGTATCGACGATAGACCTGTTGAAACAGACCGAAAAATACAATCGATTGGCGCTGAGGAAACCTATGAAGAAGATCTCACAGAAGGCCGTGCTATTGAATTAGAATTTAGGTACTTTGCAAACCGTTTATCGAAACGGCTTCGTAGACGTAGCCTTTATGGACATACTGTATCTATCAAGGTTCGGTATGATGATTTCACTACCGTATCACGGCAGAAGCGGCTAGATACGCCGTCAGATCATGAGCATGTATTTTTTGAAACTGCGCTGCTCTTGTGGAATAAGCTCCTGCAAGATAAAACGAGTAAGAATCCGAAAGGTACAAAGAAAGACGTAGAAGCACTAGGGGCAACTATGAAAGTGAAATCTACTGATTTTAGATATAGTAGTTCTAAAGATAATCGTTCTAACCATATTGGGTCTAAATATAGTAGTTCCAGTGAGATTGCCTTTATGGATCCGCCTGGTCCTATCCGTTTATTAGGCCTTACTGTGAGTGGTCTCGATGAGGAGGTTCCTATGCAGGACAGTCTCTTTGAATCCCCACAGGATAAAACAGAGGATAAGCTATCTAGTGTGTTAGACTCCTTAGAGTCTAAATTTGGTGAAACCGCTGTCATGAGTGGGGCGTTATGGCAACGCTTTCACGGAGACAATGGAATACGCAGAAAACGGTCAGAGTTGAAAGCGGCAGTGGATGCACAGCCTGATCAAGAGGATGGGGAGTCTATTAATGTTGATGTAGTCTCAACTAAAGAGGCTAATCGGTCTACAATTGCAGATACACACCCATCTATTGAAGGACCTAAAAAGACCGTCAAAAAGGACTTATAA
- a CDS encoding catalase — MNNEKKLTTAFGAPVPDNRNSATAGKRGPVLMQDVWLMEKLAHFEREVIPERRMHAKGSGAFGTFTVTNDITKYTKAKIFSEVGKQTPLFVRFSTVAGERGAADAERDIRGFAVKFYTEEGNWDLVGNNTPVFFIRDPLQFPDLNRAVKRNPKTNLRDATANWDFWTSLPEAIHQVTIVMSDRGIPKSYRTMHGFGSHTYSLINENDERVWVKFHWVCQQPIENLSDAEAANVVASDRESHQRDLFEAIEKGDFPKWKLCIQVMTEEQANNMPYNPFDLTKVWYHDEFPLIEVGVMELNRNPENYFQDVEQAAFAPTTIVPGISFSPDRMLQGRLFSYADAQRYRLGANYYQIPVNAAKCPVNIYHRDGQGRIDGNHGSTIGYAPNSFGEWAEQPEFKNPPLDVSGPAYQYDFYEDDSDFFTQPGKLFRLMSPEQQQVLFDNTAAAMNGVPDFIKERHAKHCYQCDPAYGEGVAKALGMNIDFSDVK, encoded by the coding sequence ATGAATAATGAAAAGAAACTAACAACCGCCTTTGGTGCTCCCGTACCAGATAATCGCAACTCTGCTACAGCAGGTAAACGTGGTCCTGTATTGATGCAAGATGTTTGGCTCATGGAGAAATTAGCGCATTTTGAGCGCGAAGTGATTCCTGAACGCCGCATGCATGCTAAAGGATCCGGTGCATTTGGTACTTTCACAGTAACTAACGATATTACAAAATATACGAAAGCAAAAATTTTCTCTGAAGTAGGCAAGCAAACGCCGTTATTCGTACGTTTCTCCACCGTTGCCGGTGAGCGTGGTGCGGCCGATGCAGAACGCGACATTCGTGGCTTTGCCGTAAAATTTTATACGGAAGAAGGAAACTGGGACCTTGTAGGTAACAATACACCGGTATTCTTTATCCGCGATCCATTGCAATTCCCTGATTTGAACCGCGCTGTAAAACGGAATCCGAAAACAAATCTTCGCGATGCGACAGCAAATTGGGATTTCTGGACTAGCTTGCCAGAGGCGATCCACCAAGTAACAATCGTCATGAGTGACCGTGGTATTCCTAAATCCTACCGCACAATGCATGGTTTCGGCAGTCATACATACAGTCTTATTAACGAAAACGATGAGCGCGTATGGGTTAAATTCCATTGGGTTTGCCAACAGCCGATTGAAAATCTTTCCGATGCTGAGGCGGCTAATGTGGTAGCTAGTGACCGTGAAAGTCACCAACGTGACCTCTTTGAGGCTATTGAAAAAGGCGATTTCCCTAAATGGAAATTATGCATCCAAGTGATGACCGAAGAACAAGCTAACAATATGCCGTACAATCCATTCGATTTAACTAAAGTATGGTATCACGATGAATTCCCATTGATTGAAGTTGGTGTAATGGAACTTAATCGCAACCCAGAAAATTATTTCCAAGATGTAGAACAAGCTGCATTTGCACCAACAACTATCGTTCCTGGTATCTCTTTCTCTCCTGACAGAATGCTACAAGGTCGTTTGTTCTCCTATGCGGATGCGCAACGCTATCGTCTAGGGGCAAATTATTATCAAATCCCTGTTAATGCCGCTAAATGTCCTGTAAATATCTATCATCGCGATGGTCAAGGACGTATAGATGGAAACCATGGGTCTACAATTGGCTACGCACCAAATAGCTTTGGTGAATGGGCTGAACAACCGGAATTCAAAAATCCTCCTCTCGACGTATCTGGCCCAGCCTACCAATATGACTTCTATGAAGACGACTCTGACTTCTTTACACAACCAGGTAAACTGTTCCGCCTCATGAGCCCTGAACAACAACAAGTCTTATTTGATAACACCGCAGCAGCTATGAACGGCGTACCTGATTTTATCAAAGAACGTCATGCAAAACATTGCTACCAATGCGATCCAGCTTATGGTGAAGGCGTTGCTAAAGCCTTGGGTATGAACATCGATTTTAGTGATGTAAAATAA
- a CDS encoding DUF3829 domain-containing protein: MKPLVKKMLTVVLCASTLTAPLFLTGCSVSKVANSVQQGVQKTSQDDVKVFNNYIKAVGDFNSHTVRFGYAIGPDIQKLREGQHLTSFMSPHFDSLQENLQAAKDAGVPYDDMKEPLDNVLAVLKDIVPVASELDTYYETNSYQADNYAKEQQLGPKYVQLYDQFYAAYNQLDAVIHKHNTENQQEQLKELKESGKKNAAAAQEVHLRLTALLDGFEDGKQIDVNAANQELQGIMDVSNSITSSEYKSAKDSLNTAIGRIRTFLGDQTNDHYNDMVESYNRFIGSMNRLDMNKLDK, translated from the coding sequence ATGAAACCACTAGTAAAGAAAATGCTAACAGTAGTATTGTGCGCATCAACTCTAACAGCACCATTATTCTTGACAGGATGTAGTGTTTCTAAGGTTGCCAATAGCGTACAACAAGGTGTTCAAAAGACATCACAAGATGACGTTAAAGTGTTTAACAACTACATTAAAGCCGTTGGCGATTTTAACAGTCATACAGTGCGCTTTGGCTATGCTATCGGCCCAGACATTCAAAAACTAAGAGAAGGGCAACATTTAACAAGCTTTATGTCACCACATTTTGATTCTTTACAAGAGAACTTACAAGCCGCTAAAGATGCTGGCGTGCCATATGATGATATGAAAGAACCTTTAGATAACGTATTGGCTGTATTAAAGGATATTGTACCAGTAGCCAGTGAATTGGATACGTACTACGAAACTAATTCATATCAAGCAGATAATTATGCTAAGGAACAACAATTAGGACCTAAATACGTCCAATTATATGATCAGTTCTATGCGGCGTATAATCAACTAGACGCAGTAATTCACAAACACAACACGGAAAACCAACAAGAACAGTTGAAAGAACTTAAAGAGTCTGGCAAGAAAAATGCAGCGGCAGCTCAAGAAGTTCATTTACGTTTAACTGCTTTATTGGATGGCTTTGAAGACGGTAAACAAATTGATGTAAATGCAGCTAACCAAGAGTTACAAGGTATCATGGACGTATCTAATAGTATTACTAGTTCGGAATATAAAAGTGCTAAGGATTCATTAAATACAGCTATTGGTAGAATTCGTACATTCTTAGGTGACCAAACAAATGATCATTATAATGATATGGTTGAATCCTATAATCGCTTCATTGGCAGTATGAATCGTTTGGATATGAACAAACTTGATAAATAA
- a CDS encoding 5'-nucleotidase, lipoprotein e(P4) family produces the protein MKSSSLAWYVAVACIGGSLCMGPVVQADSPTKVKTNSPVSAAVVTQAQPVQPVTVTAVKNDGVSATTNNTVTNNVVANDVAAQEALKQKQQYQAETETMGLLWMRTSAEYRALAYQGYNVAMNAVKMAVTDPSHQRKPLAIVLDADETVVDNTKLMGESIVNGNGRFDAPWWRQAVYQGKSQAMPGAVEFLNEVHKQGVEIFYVSNRYAPVNLDVTIQNFKELGFPSVDKDHVLLFEKDSDKQPRFDMIAKKYYVIVYMGDNAGDFPIGTKGKTLAERNSIIDAHKEDFGTTFVVFPNPAYGSWVSALAKGYQNLSPEEQKQVNNQYLQQ, from the coding sequence ATGAAATCTAGTAGTTTGGCATGGTATGTGGCGGTGGCTTGTATTGGAGGAAGCCTTTGTATGGGGCCTGTGGTACAAGCGGATTCTCCGACTAAGGTAAAAACAAATAGCCCTGTTTCTGCTGCTGTTGTAACGCAGGCTCAACCAGTTCAGCCTGTTACTGTTACAGCAGTTAAGAATGATGGAGTTAGTGCTACAACAAATAATACAGTAACTAATAATGTAGTAGCTAATGATGTAGCGGCACAGGAAGCCCTCAAGCAAAAGCAACAGTACCAAGCCGAAACTGAAACGATGGGCTTGCTATGGATGCGTACCTCTGCAGAGTACAGAGCGTTGGCGTATCAAGGGTATAATGTGGCAATGAATGCCGTTAAGATGGCCGTTACTGATCCATCTCATCAAAGAAAACCTTTAGCTATCGTTCTTGATGCGGACGAAACCGTAGTGGATAATACCAAGTTGATGGGTGAAAGCATTGTAAATGGTAATGGCCGTTTTGATGCTCCTTGGTGGCGTCAAGCCGTGTATCAAGGCAAATCGCAAGCCATGCCTGGCGCTGTTGAATTCCTAAATGAAGTACATAAACAAGGGGTAGAAATTTTCTACGTATCAAACCGTTACGCCCCAGTAAACCTTGATGTAACGATACAGAACTTTAAAGAATTAGGCTTTCCATCTGTTGATAAAGACCATGTACTACTATTCGAAAAAGACTCTGACAAACAACCTCGCTTTGATATGATTGCTAAAAAATATTATGTCATTGTATATATGGGCGATAACGCCGGTGATTTCCCAATCGGCACAAAAGGTAAGACACTAGCTGAAAGAAATAGCATCATCGATGCTCATAAAGAAGACTTTGGTACTACCTTTGTGGTATTCCCAAACCCTGCTTACGGATCTTGGGTAAGTGCATTAGCTAAAGGCTACCAAAACCTCAGCCCAGAAGAACAAAAACAAGTAAATAACCAATACCTACAACAATAA
- a CDS encoding type II toxin-antitoxin system RelE/ParE family toxin: protein MDTFSVVFYENLSGDKPAKVFLNELSDKQRAKTIRDLKILELYGNRLREPQSKYLEDGIYELRTKQGSNISRILYFFFVGRRIVLTNGFVKKSMKIPKSAIELAIKYKNNYIERYR from the coding sequence ATGGATACGTTTTCTGTTGTTTTTTATGAAAACCTAAGTGGAGATAAGCCAGCAAAAGTATTCTTAAATGAACTTTCAGATAAACAACGGGCTAAAACAATTCGAGATTTAAAGATACTTGAATTATATGGCAATCGTTTAAGGGAACCGCAGTCTAAATATTTAGAGGATGGTATTTATGAGTTGCGAACGAAGCAAGGTTCAAATATCTCAAGAATATTGTATTTCTTCTTTGTGGGAAGGCGAATTGTATTAACTAATGGTTTTGTAAAGAAATCTATGAAAATACCTAAAAGTGCAATTGAACTAGCTATTAAATATAAAAATAATTATATTGAGAGGTATAGATAA
- a CDS encoding adenylosuccinate synthase: MATSMVIGTQWGDEGKGKIVDWIAERADVVVRSQGGNNAGHTVVVDDKAFALRLLPSGILYDNKQNIVGTGVVIDPKVLLQEIEGLEKQGRSAKSLQISDRAHVIMPYHIALDTAEEASKGDAKIGTTKNGIGPCYADKINRIGIRICDLYDMETFKQKLAYNVEFKNKMLTKVYDAEPVNYDEILADYTKYAEALKPYVTDTNAAVLKAIQEDKKVLFEGAQATMLDLDHGTYPFVTSSHPIAGGASTGAGVGPNYLKNIFGVVKAYATRVGAGPFPTELLNETGDNLRELGHEFGTVTGRPRRCGWLDLMVVKYAAGLNSLDYLAITRLDILDTFKELKICVGYKLNGKDVEGFPANLKDLEACEAVYETLPGWETDISGIREYDKLPENARKYVERIAEVTGVPLGIVSVGPNRSQTIDLVNVF; the protein is encoded by the coding sequence ATGGCAACTAGTATGGTTATCGGCACTCAATGGGGTGACGAGGGGAAAGGTAAAATTGTTGACTGGATCGCAGAACGTGCGGATGTTGTGGTGCGCAGTCAAGGTGGTAATAATGCAGGTCATACTGTTGTAGTAGATGACAAAGCATTTGCGCTTCGCCTGTTACCAAGTGGTATCTTATACGATAACAAGCAAAATATCGTTGGTACTGGTGTTGTTATCGACCCTAAAGTTCTGTTACAAGAAATTGAAGGTCTTGAAAAGCAAGGCAGATCTGCTAAATCCCTTCAAATTTCCGACCGTGCACATGTAATCATGCCATACCATATCGCTCTAGATACTGCAGAGGAAGCATCTAAAGGTGATGCTAAAATCGGTACTACTAAAAACGGTATCGGTCCTTGCTATGCTGATAAAATCAATCGTATCGGTATCCGTATTTGCGATTTGTATGATATGGAAACATTCAAACAAAAATTAGCGTACAATGTAGAATTTAAAAATAAAATGCTTACTAAGGTATACGATGCTGAACCTGTTAACTACGATGAAATCCTAGCGGATTACACCAAATACGCAGAAGCCTTGAAGCCTTATGTAACAGATACTAATGCGGCTGTTCTTAAAGCCATTCAAGAGGATAAAAAGGTATTGTTCGAAGGAGCTCAAGCTACTATGCTCGACCTTGATCATGGTACATATCCATTCGTAACATCTTCTCATCCAATCGCAGGCGGTGCTTCCACAGGCGCGGGTGTGGGTCCTAACTACTTGAAAAATATCTTCGGTGTAGTAAAAGCTTACGCTACACGCGTTGGTGCAGGTCCGTTCCCTACAGAGCTTCTTAACGAAACTGGCGATAACCTTCGTGAACTTGGTCATGAGTTCGGCACTGTAACGGGTCGTCCTCGTCGTTGTGGTTGGTTAGACCTCATGGTTGTAAAATACGCAGCAGGTCTTAACAGCCTTGATTATTTGGCTATTACTCGCTTGGATATTCTTGATACTTTCAAAGAATTGAAAATCTGCGTAGGTTACAAATTAAATGGTAAAGACGTAGAAGGCTTCCCAGCTAATTTGAAAGATCTTGAAGCCTGTGAAGCAGTGTACGAAACATTGCCAGGCTGGGAAACTGATATCTCTGGTATTCGTGAATACGACAAATTGCCTGAAAATGCTCGTAAATATGTAGAACGCATTGCTGAAGTAACAGGTGTACCTTTGGGTATCGTATCCGTTGGCCCTAACCGTAGCCAAACTATCGACTTAGTAAATGTATTCTAA
- a CDS encoding ExbD/TolR family protein, with protein sequence MRRRTLGVKKEPTIMIIPMIDIVFFLLVFFMVGTLYMNTEQQIPLNLPSASTSTAKSIEPITITLTTTHTLYIDNQEISSDRLAQEVKSIVTQAPQQAFVIRASKDVYYNEVIELLDMLKVNGAKYISVATERK encoded by the coding sequence ATGAGACGACGCACATTAGGGGTTAAAAAAGAGCCTACCATCATGATTATTCCCATGATTGATATCGTATTTTTCTTACTCGTATTCTTCATGGTAGGCACGCTGTATATGAATACAGAGCAACAAATTCCGCTAAATTTACCATCTGCATCGACGTCTACGGCGAAGTCTATCGAACCTATCACCATCACCTTGACTACAACGCACACGCTATATATTGATAATCAGGAAATTTCTTCGGATCGTTTGGCGCAAGAGGTCAAATCTATCGTTACACAAGCTCCTCAACAAGCTTTTGTTATCCGCGCCTCAAAAGATGTGTATTATAACGAGGTTATTGAACTTTTGGATATGCTCAAGGTGAACGGTGCTAAATACATTAGCGTCGCTACGGAACGGAAGTGA
- a CDS encoding helix-turn-helix domain-containing protein, translated as METLDQYLEKQLENPKFKKEWDALDDEYQIIQNIVEARLAAHMTQMQLSELTGITQSDISKIENGNGNPSLKTLQKIAHAFGKKLKIEFV; from the coding sequence ATGGAAACGTTAGATCAATATTTAGAAAAGCAATTAGAAAATCCGAAGTTTAAAAAAGAGTGGGATGCGTTAGATGATGAATACCAAATTATTCAGAATATAGTTGAGGCGCGATTAGCAGCACATATGACGCAAATGCAATTATCTGAGTTAACAGGTATTACACAGTCTGATATTAGCAAGATTGAAAATGGCAATGGAAATCCATCTTTGAAAACATTGCAGAAAATAGCCCATGCGTTTGGGAAGAAACTAAAGATTGAATTTGTATAA